The DNA region GAAATATGAAAAGTTTTTTCTTCACAGAGAAAAAACTTTGACAAGTTAATTGGCAAGATGTATAATGAGTTTTAAGAGAGGTATACGATATGATTAACAGAAAAAATTATCTGGAAAAACTCATTGCTAATAAGGACCATAAAATCATTAAGGTGGTTACAGGTGTCAGACGTTGCGGAAAATCAACGCTTTTTCGTTTGTACATAGAGTATCTCAAGTCAATTGGCATCCAAGATCATCAAATTATAGCGGTTAACCTTGAAGAT from Firmicutes bacterium HGW-Firmicutes-1 includes:
- a CDS encoding ATPase, coding for MINRKNYLEKLIANKDHKIIKVVTGVRRCGKSTLFRLYIEYLKSIGIQDHQIIAVNLEDMDNEELLDYKKLYNYVKERLCKDQITYIFIDEVQNCKNFEKAVDSLFIKEDT